One window from the genome of Salmo salar unplaced genomic scaffold, Ssal_v3.1, whole genome shotgun sequence encodes:
- the LOC123733235 gene encoding protein FAM53B-like: protein TGSKWGDVGLGCYGALHHQRPSVESSFLESLWDVLPFEVLPPHYYQSPVRWGDRDAGLRPTSITSIPGTITSLLQDLSLGEASAASASSPSTAPPSKRQCHSLSCSEDLGGCRSAWRPQGSGVWTAVAKRRCHSGGSVQRGFATGGGTRSQQLGFPAMQRSSSFSLPARSNTLSLDLPGFTPSPSYFSGLAPPSYSSLSSEPPRPFLYLSHEQICLPEIQGGPASHLSSPDSTPEMKRRAGQGGLARSRSQPCVLNDKKMGMKRRRPADSHKQRPSLDLTKMTQKLRNFQSLSCPGITGDDSYQSTQCPIPLRTTDQSETDFASPGDQGLDGPTASSKEGGVVTGVSGEEDPAISIEELDWLSSPVCDDVTATGIRKDVYQLGGDLDIDQIERN from the exons aGACCGGCAGCAAGTGGGGTGACGTGGGTCTGGGGTGTTATGGAGCCCTGCATCACCAGAGACCCTCAGTGGAGTCCAGTTTTCTGGAGAGCCTGTGGGATGTCCTACCCTTTGAGGTTCTTCCCCCCCACTACTACCAGAGCCCAGTCCGCTGGGGGGACAGAGATGCAGGACTGCGTCCCACCAGCATCACCTCCATCCCAGGCACCATCACCAGTCTGCTACAGGACCTGAGCCTGGGTGAGGCTTCAGCCGCTTCAGCCTCCTCACCCTCCACCGCTCCACCCTCCAAGCGCCAGTGCCACTCCCTCTCCTGCTCAGAGGACCTGGGAGGCTGTCGGTCGGCCTGGAGGCCCCAGGGGTCCGGGGTGTGGACGGCTGTGGCGAAGAGGCGATGCCACAGCGGAGGAAGTGTCCAGAGAGGATTTGCAACAGGAGGAGGGACACGCTCTCAGCAGCTTGGGTTCCCTGCCATGCAGCGTAGCTCCAGCTTCAGCCTGCCAGCTCGCTCCAACACCCTCTCCCTGGATCTCCCTGGCTTTACCCCCAGCCCTTCCTACTTCAGCGGCTTAGCCCCGCCCTCTTACTCCTCCCTGTCCTCAGAACCCCCCAGgcccttcctctacctctctcatgAACAGATCTGCCTCCCAGAGATCCAGGGAGGCCCGGCGTCGCACCTGAGCTCCCCAGACTCCACCCCAGAGATGAAGCGTCGTGCTGGGCAAGGGGGGCTGGCCCGGAGTCGCTCTCAGCCCTGCGTCCTCAACGACAAGAAGATGGGTATGAAGCGGAGGAGACCAGCCGACTCACACAAACAGAGGCCTTCTCTGGACCTGACCAAGATGACACAG AAACTTCGGAATTTCCAAAGCCTCAGCTGCCCTGGCATCACTGGGGACGACAGCTATCAATCAACCCAGTGCCCGATCCCTCTGAGGACCACTGACCAATCTGAGACTGACTTCGCCTCCCCAGGCGATCAGGGATTGGACGGTCCGACCGCCAGCTCCAAAGAGGGCGGAGTCGTCACCGGTGTCTCTGGGGAGGAGGATCCAGCCATCTCCATCGAGGAGCTGGATTGGCTGAGCTCCCCGGTCTGCGATGACGTGACAGCCACTGGCATTAGGAAGGATGTGTATCAGCTGGGAGGAGATCTGGACATCGATCAGATCGAGAGGAACTGA